One Deltaproteobacteria bacterium genomic region harbors:
- a CDS encoding PAS domain S-box protein, with protein sequence MGKPTYAELERRVEELERILAETAARRDFQFATRDLIYFRGYRDWSVEFFDRKIEELTGWPLEDFLDRKVKWLHIVQPEYREQAQDAVKRALKSDKYYEARYPIVTRSGQTRWVAIRGYIVCDDQGDFLAVQGVLNDITREKQTERALESETELFTRVANVLEDGIYIVREDYRILFMNEALIELVGDHVGEVCHQALFGRQTPCPWTVMSTIQEEQCGVQEYHLPGVERIFQVRSFPIRMRDGTIGKVGRMKEVTHTRRLQNEVKEFAVRQQALEDAANKAELGICLLQDHLGVEARFRFVNEAFCNITGYSPEELLNMGFAELFQGKMRHEALERYRRRQAGETLNQVYEFELRRKDGSVVPVIYSAALSLCEGRMATIGFMRDITERRTVQQMLLQSQRLASIGRLAAEIAHEINNPLTSALTFSKLIRKIMEQEPFPSERLAELRQYISHLDAETSRCADIAKGLLDFARQGRIEIRENDLGVILKKTLEIIRHRSELTGIEITTSFAANLRPIVCDGARLQQALLNIVWNAIEAMPDGGLLSVAASYDKGEGLLVVDISDTGVGISKEDLQRIFEPFHTTKNETSGVGLGLSVAYGIIQQHGGRISVDSQLGKGTHFRIQLPRQPAGNLHNEGE encoded by the coding sequence ATGGGCAAACCCACTTATGCTGAACTGGAACGCAGGGTGGAGGAGCTGGAGCGGATTCTCGCCGAAACCGCTGCCAGGCGAGATTTCCAGTTCGCCACCAGAGATCTCATCTACTTCCGCGGCTACCGGGACTGGTCCGTGGAGTTCTTCGACCGCAAGATAGAAGAGCTCACCGGCTGGCCCCTGGAAGATTTTCTCGACAGGAAGGTGAAGTGGCTGCATATTGTCCAGCCAGAATACCGGGAGCAGGCGCAGGATGCCGTGAAAAGAGCGCTCAAATCAGACAAGTATTACGAAGCAAGGTATCCAATTGTCACTCGCAGCGGCCAGACCAGATGGGTGGCCATTCGCGGCTACATTGTCTGTGACGACCAGGGTGACTTCCTGGCGGTTCAGGGAGTCTTGAATGACATCACCAGGGAAAAGCAGACGGAGCGGGCCCTGGAGTCCGAGACCGAGCTCTTCACCCGGGTAGCCAATGTTCTCGAGGACGGCATTTACATCGTCAGAGAGGACTACCGCATTCTGTTCATGAACGAGGCGCTCATCGAGCTGGTGGGGGACCATGTGGGCGAAGTCTGCCACCAGGCACTGTTCGGGCGCCAGACGCCATGCCCCTGGACGGTGATGTCAACCATTCAGGAGGAGCAGTGCGGCGTGCAGGAGTACCATTTGCCTGGGGTGGAGCGGATTTTTCAGGTGAGAAGCTTTCCTATAAGGATGCGCGACGGCACCATAGGCAAAGTGGGCCGCATGAAAGAAGTGACGCATACGAGAAGGCTGCAGAACGAGGTCAAAGAGTTTGCCGTGCGGCAGCAGGCCCTGGAGGATGCGGCCAACAAGGCTGAGCTGGGCATCTGCCTGCTGCAGGACCACCTGGGGGTGGAGGCCCGCTTTCGTTTCGTGAATGAGGCATTCTGCAACATTACCGGCTACAGTCCTGAAGAGCTGCTGAACATGGGGTTTGCGGAGCTGTTCCAGGGGAAGATGCGGCACGAGGCCCTGGAGCGCTATCGCCGCCGGCAGGCCGGGGAGACCCTGAACCAGGTGTACGAGTTCGAACTCCGGCGTAAGGACGGCTCTGTTGTCCCTGTCATCTACAGCGCAGCCCTGTCCTTGTGTGAGGGCCGCATGGCGACCATAGGTTTTATGCGGGATATTACCGAAAGACGCACTGTGCAGCAGATGCTGCTGCAGTCGCAGCGTCTTGCTTCCATTGGCAGGCTGGCAGCAGAGATTGCCCACGAGATCAACAACCCGCTCACCAGTGCGCTTACTTTCAGTAAATTGATTCGCAAGATAATGGAGCAGGAGCCCTTTCCAAGTGAACGGCTGGCTGAGCTGCGCCAGTACATTTCCCACCTGGATGCAGAGACCAGCCGCTGTGCTGATATAGCCAAGGGTCTGCTCGATTTTGCCCGTCAGGGAAGGATCGAGATCAGAGAAAACGACCTCGGGGTGATCCTCAAGAAGACCCTGGAGATTATCCGCCACCGGAGCGAGCTCACCGGAATCGAAATAACTACTTCATTTGCAGCCAATCTGCGGCCAATCGTCTGCGACGGAGCTCGACTGCAGCAGGCCCTGCTCAACATTGTCTGGAATGCCATCGAGGCAATGCCCGATGGGGGTCTTCTCAGCGTTGCTGCCAGCTACGACAAGGGCGAGGGTTTGCTGGTGGTGGACATAAGCGACACGGGTGTGGGCATCTCCAAGGAAGATCTGCAGCGAATTTTTGAACCATTTCACACCACCAAGAATGAGACCAGCGGCGTGGGTCTCGGGCTGTCAGTGGCCTATGGCATCATCCAGCAGCACGGTGGGCGGATCTCGGTGGACAGCCAGCTGGGCAAGGGGACTCATTTTCGCATTCAGCTGCCGCGGCAGCCAGCCGGGAACCTGCATAATGAAGGAGAATAG
- a CDS encoding archaemetzincin family Zn-dependent metalloprotease produces MKRNSTRGRIISLVPMGAVRADYLRSLAEAMREQFGLPVELTANQGRPVYALDAKRKQYNSQLIIRKLPQIAPAYALKILGVTDIDLFSPIFSYVFGEAQFHGRCAVVSTFRLHPNPESNPRPGCPPLLDRLEKEAIHELGHTFGLRHCPDPDCVMSYSVGVDCADRKFPYFCPSCRDLLLWHLATDIFLGA; encoded by the coding sequence ATGAAGCGAAACAGCACGAGAGGGAGAATCATCTCTTTGGTACCCATGGGAGCGGTGCGTGCTGATTACCTGCGGAGCCTTGCCGAGGCCATGAGAGAACAATTCGGCCTGCCAGTGGAACTGACTGCCAATCAGGGCAGGCCAGTGTATGCCCTTGACGCCAAGCGAAAACAGTATAATTCTCAGCTCATAATACGCAAGCTGCCTCAGATAGCTCCAGCGTATGCCCTGAAGATTCTCGGGGTAACCGATATTGACCTCTTCAGCCCCATCTTCTCATATGTCTTTGGTGAGGCGCAGTTCCACGGCAGGTGTGCGGTGGTTTCCACCTTTCGGCTGCACCCCAACCCCGAGAGCAATCCCCGGCCAGGCTGTCCTCCGCTGCTGGATCGGCTGGAAAAAGAAGCCATCCATGAACTCGGCCACACCTTTGGTCTGCGACACTGCCCGGACCCGGACTGCGTTATGAGCTATTCTGTGGGCGTAGATTGTGCCGACAGAAAGTTTCCCTATTTCTGCCCTTCTTGCCGCGATCTCCTGCTGTGGCACCTGGCCACCGACATTTTTCTGGGCGCCTAG
- a CDS encoding sigma-54-dependent Fis family transcriptional regulator, whose product MKEKARVLIVDDEPMVCLSLSNWLREENYEARAVEDGPAALEAVKQENWDVVLLDLKMPGMDGVEVLREIKKISPQTLVIMMTAYASVSTSVQAMKDGAYDYIVKPLDVEELSLMLDKIVAHQQVVTENILLRKRLSEQYEFGDIIGKSAAMQRVFETISSVADTNANVLITGETGTGKELVARAIHTHSSRRYSPFVAVSCSALPDTLLESELFGYEKGAFTGAERTKKGRFELASSGTLFLDEIGDISIKTQVKLLRVLQEKSFRRLGGTDLVEVDVRLIAATNSDLAAEVKKGTFRSDLYYRLNVVSIHLPPLRERKEDIALLAAHFMNKYNVEVGKRFDRIEPRALELMMDYDWPGNVRELENVIERAVVIDEGPEVKVEHLPFCVMEQPLPDGPQTLEEVEKAHIQKMLERQNWNISQTARLLNIDRTTLHKKIKKFGLQRQSSKPQ is encoded by the coding sequence ATGAAGGAGAAAGCTCGAGTGTTGATAGTGGACGATGAGCCGATGGTCTGCCTGTCACTGAGCAACTGGCTCCGGGAGGAGAATTATGAAGCCAGGGCTGTGGAGGACGGGCCAGCCGCTCTCGAGGCTGTAAAACAAGAGAACTGGGACGTGGTTCTCCTGGATCTCAAGATGCCGGGCATGGACGGTGTGGAGGTGCTGCGGGAAATCAAGAAAATTTCGCCGCAGACCCTGGTCATCATGATGACCGCCTATGCCTCTGTGAGCACTTCAGTGCAGGCCATGAAGGATGGAGCCTACGACTACATCGTCAAACCTCTGGACGTGGAAGAACTGTCGTTGATGCTCGACAAGATCGTGGCCCATCAACAGGTGGTCACAGAGAACATCCTCCTGAGAAAGCGTTTGAGTGAGCAGTATGAATTCGGCGACATCATCGGCAAGAGCGCTGCCATGCAACGAGTTTTCGAGACCATCAGCAGTGTGGCCGACACCAACGCCAATGTGCTGATCACCGGGGAGACGGGCACGGGCAAGGAGCTGGTGGCCCGGGCCATCCATACACACAGTTCGCGGCGCTACAGTCCCTTTGTGGCGGTCAGCTGCAGTGCTCTGCCGGACACTCTTCTGGAAAGCGAGCTTTTTGGCTACGAGAAGGGGGCCTTCACAGGGGCGGAGCGCACCAAAAAGGGGCGCTTCGAACTGGCCTCTTCAGGGACTCTGTTTCTGGATGAGATTGGGGATATTTCAATAAAAACGCAGGTAAAACTCCTCCGCGTGCTGCAAGAGAAGAGCTTTCGGCGGCTCGGAGGAACCGACCTGGTAGAAGTGGACGTGCGCCTCATTGCCGCCACCAACAGTGATCTCGCTGCCGAGGTAAAAAAAGGCACCTTTCGCAGCGACCTCTACTACCGTTTGAACGTGGTCAGCATCCACCTGCCGCCGCTGCGGGAGCGCAAAGAGGACATCGCCCTGCTGGCCGCCCACTTCATGAACAAATACAACGTGGAGGTGGGCAAGAGATTCGACCGCATCGAGCCCAGAGCCCTGGAGTTGATGATGGACTACGACTGGCCCGGCAATGTGAGGGAGCTGGAAAACGTCATAGAACGTGCGGTTGTCATTGACGAGGGGCCCGAGGTGAAAGTGGAGCACCTTCCCTTTTGCGTCATGGAGCAGCCCCTGCCCGATGGACCGCAAACTCTAGAAGAGGTGGAAAAGGCCCACATTCAGAAAATGCTGGAGCGCCAGAACTGGAACATATCTCAGACAGCACGCCTTCTCAATATAGACAGGACTACTCTGCACAAGAAGATCAAGAAGTTCGGCCTGCAGCGTCAGTCCAGCAAACCGCAATGA
- a CDS encoding FAD-dependent oxidoreductase, with amino-acid sequence MKSEKADQTGVGSVLVVGGGIAGMQAALDLANSGFFVHLVEKSPAIGGGMAQLDKTFPTNECAMUIISPKLVEVGRHLNINLLTCAELESVTGEQGHFQVTLNKKPRFIDLDKCTACGDCLEVCPVTLPSEFEEGLGVRKATYKPYAQAIPSGYVIDKRDRSPCTNACPNSVNAHGYTALIAQGKYREAMEVILRTLPFPGVLGRICPHPCETACRRGQVDEPIAICALKRFVADQVDIESLPLPEIEKRHEQVAIIGSGPAGLTAAYFLALEGYQVTVFEALSVAGGMLRVGIPDYRLPPEVLDREIRAITRLGVEIKYNSALGRDFTIEELFQQGYRAVYVAIGAHRSLRLNIPGEDAEGVVPGVDFLREANLAERQKVEGRVVVIGGGDVAIDAARSALRLGADRVTILYRRTRAEMPARENELQDALEEGVEIQYLAAPQQILTKDDRVVGIQCIKMELGAPDTSGRRRPVPVPGSEFVVEAEMVVPAIGQTPASETLARAGIKVSRWGTIEADEVTFATNMEGVFAGGDAQSGPWVAIGAVAAGKEAAISIGRYLRGEDMRAGREPLELPQEDFLPIPEDLEKCSRPAMQTIPLAERKEGFREVELGLTEEQAQAEAARCLNCMACCECLECVKACKAGAVDHSMLPETITLEVGSIIAAPGFKAFDPTLYEDYSYANHPNVVTSMEFERILSAGGPFGGHLIRPSDHREPKKIAWLQCVGSRDINHCDNSYCSGVCCMYAIKEAVIAREHAREELDTAIFFMDMRTYGKEFEQYYTRAEESGVRFVRSRIHSIEPIAATGNLQLSYVSDAGEIVTEEFDMVVLSVGLETPPDVQQLGEKLGIDLNQHRFATTSSFEPVATSRPGVYACGVFQGPKDIPQSVMEASAAAGAAACKLAAARHTLVREKSFPEERDVAAEPPRIGVFVCNCGVNIGGVVRVPEVAEYARTLPHVVYVQENLFSCSQDAQEQLVRVIAEQNLNRVVVAACSPRTHEPLFQETLRNSGLNKYLFEQANIRDQCSWVHSDEPDAATLKAKDLVRMAVARAALIEPLPMPSVPVIPAALVVGGGVAGMVAAITLAQQGFKAYLVEKEARLGGHALQVKKTWRNEDVAAYVAALTEEVQGNPNVEVLLDTEVKEATGFVGNFSTRVISSTDGERQLEHGAVILATGAHSFKPQEYLYGKNERVFSWHELDEAWDSDLVTGASSAVFIQCVGSREPERPHCSRICCTFSVQKAVDLKKRNPEMDVFILYRDIRTYGEREDLYSEARALGVLFVRYDLEHKPVVEEETDGSLKVTVVDHVLQRPVTLKPDFITLATAIESRGLEELAQLFKVPLSQDNFFQEVHMKLRPVDFASDGVFVCGLAHYPKPLDESIAQAQAAAARAATVLSQKGIEVEGVVSAVDQSLCRGCGKCVEACPYGAPQLVEVAEGVLVSQIQEALCKGCGACAVACPTGAANIRHFTDMEVLTMVEAALCD; translated from the coding sequence ATGAAATCCGAAAAAGCAGACCAGACTGGCGTTGGCTCGGTTCTGGTTGTCGGGGGCGGCATTGCCGGCATGCAGGCCGCCTTGGATCTGGCCAACTCAGGCTTTTTCGTCCACCTGGTAGAGAAGAGTCCGGCAATTGGCGGGGGCATGGCTCAGCTCGACAAGACCTTCCCGACCAATGAATGCGCCATGTGAATTATCTCGCCTAAACTGGTCGAGGTCGGCCGGCATCTCAACATCAACCTGCTAACCTGTGCCGAACTTGAAAGTGTCACTGGCGAACAGGGGCACTTTCAGGTGACCCTCAACAAGAAACCCCGCTTCATCGACCTGGACAAATGCACGGCCTGCGGCGATTGTCTCGAGGTCTGTCCGGTGACCCTGCCCAGCGAGTTCGAAGAGGGACTGGGCGTTCGCAAGGCCACCTACAAGCCCTATGCCCAGGCAATCCCCAGCGGCTATGTCATCGACAAGAGGGACCGTTCCCCTTGCACCAATGCCTGTCCCAACAGTGTAAATGCCCACGGCTACACAGCACTCATTGCCCAGGGCAAATACCGCGAGGCCATGGAGGTCATCCTCCGCACCCTGCCCTTTCCAGGGGTGCTGGGACGCATTTGCCCCCATCCCTGCGAGACCGCCTGCCGGCGGGGACAGGTGGACGAACCCATAGCCATCTGCGCCCTGAAGCGGTTCGTGGCTGATCAGGTAGACATTGAGAGCCTGCCGCTGCCGGAGATAGAAAAACGGCATGAGCAGGTGGCCATCATAGGCTCTGGTCCTGCTGGCCTGACAGCCGCCTACTTCCTGGCCCTGGAGGGCTACCAGGTCACCGTGTTCGAGGCCCTCTCTGTTGCCGGCGGCATGCTGCGGGTGGGCATTCCTGACTACAGACTGCCTCCAGAGGTCCTGGACAGGGAGATCAGGGCCATCACCCGCCTGGGGGTGGAGATCAAATATAACAGCGCCCTCGGCCGCGACTTCACCATCGAGGAGCTGTTCCAACAGGGCTACAGGGCAGTGTATGTCGCCATCGGAGCGCACCGCAGCCTGCGGCTCAACATCCCCGGGGAAGACGCCGAGGGCGTGGTCCCGGGCGTCGACTTCCTCAGAGAAGCCAATCTTGCAGAACGACAGAAGGTCGAGGGAAGAGTGGTGGTCATAGGCGGCGGCGATGTGGCCATCGATGCAGCCCGCTCAGCGCTCAGACTCGGAGCCGACAGGGTGACAATTCTCTACCGCCGCACCCGGGCGGAAATGCCAGCCAGAGAAAACGAACTCCAGGATGCCCTGGAAGAGGGCGTGGAGATTCAGTACCTGGCGGCGCCCCAGCAAATCCTGACCAAAGACGACAGGGTAGTGGGCATCCAGTGCATCAAGATGGAGCTCGGCGCTCCGGACACCTCCGGCCGCAGGAGGCCGGTGCCCGTGCCGGGCAGCGAATTCGTGGTGGAAGCCGAAATGGTGGTGCCAGCCATCGGCCAGACACCCGCCTCTGAGACCCTCGCCAGGGCAGGCATCAAAGTGAGCCGCTGGGGGACCATCGAGGCCGACGAGGTCACCTTTGCCACCAACATGGAGGGGGTCTTTGCCGGCGGCGACGCCCAGAGCGGCCCCTGGGTGGCCATTGGCGCGGTTGCAGCCGGCAAAGAGGCCGCCATATCCATCGGCCGCTACCTCAGGGGCGAAGACATGCGCGCCGGCCGGGAACCCCTGGAGCTTCCCCAGGAGGATTTTCTCCCCATCCCCGAGGACCTGGAAAAGTGTTCGCGCCCTGCCATGCAGACCATACCGCTCGCCGAAAGAAAAGAAGGCTTTCGGGAAGTGGAACTGGGCCTCACCGAGGAACAGGCGCAGGCCGAAGCAGCTCGCTGTCTCAACTGCATGGCCTGCTGCGAGTGTCTCGAGTGCGTCAAGGCATGCAAGGCCGGCGCTGTAGACCACAGCATGCTGCCGGAGACCATCACCCTCGAGGTGGGCTCCATCATTGCGGCCCCCGGCTTCAAGGCCTTCGACCCCACCCTTTATGAAGACTACTCCTATGCCAACCACCCCAATGTGGTGACCAGCATGGAGTTCGAGAGAATATTGAGCGCCGGTGGTCCATTCGGCGGTCATCTCATAAGGCCCTCCGACCACAGAGAGCCCAAAAAAATAGCCTGGCTCCAGTGTGTGGGCTCCCGCGACATCAACCACTGCGACAACAGCTACTGCTCCGGAGTCTGCTGCATGTACGCCATTAAGGAGGCGGTAATTGCCAGGGAGCATGCCAGAGAGGAATTGGACACCGCCATCTTTTTCATGGACATGCGCACCTACGGCAAAGAATTCGAGCAGTACTACACCAGGGCCGAGGAAAGCGGCGTTCGCTTCGTGCGCTCGCGCATCCACTCCATTGAGCCGATTGCTGCCACAGGCAACCTGCAGCTCAGCTACGTGAGCGACGCCGGGGAGATCGTCACCGAAGAGTTCGACATGGTAGTTCTCTCGGTAGGGTTGGAGACGCCGCCCGATGTCCAGCAGCTTGGCGAAAAACTTGGCATCGATCTCAACCAGCACCGTTTTGCCACCACTTCGAGCTTCGAACCGGTGGCCACTTCCCGGCCTGGAGTATATGCCTGCGGCGTGTTCCAGGGACCCAAGGATATTCCCCAGTCGGTCATGGAAGCCTCGGCAGCGGCCGGCGCCGCCGCCTGCAAGCTGGCTGCCGCCCGGCATACTCTGGTGAGGGAAAAGTCTTTTCCCGAGGAACGGGATGTGGCGGCAGAACCGCCGCGCATCGGGGTGTTCGTCTGCAATTGCGGCGTGAATATCGGCGGGGTGGTGCGCGTTCCCGAGGTAGCCGAATACGCCAGGACGCTGCCGCACGTGGTCTATGTGCAGGAAAATCTCTTCTCCTGTTCCCAGGATGCCCAGGAACAGCTGGTGCGGGTAATCGCCGAGCAGAATCTCAACCGGGTAGTGGTGGCTGCCTGCTCGCCCCGCACTCATGAGCCGCTTTTCCAGGAAACTCTGAGAAACAGCGGCCTCAACAAGTATCTTTTTGAACAGGCCAACATTCGCGATCAATGCTCCTGGGTGCATTCGGATGAACCGGATGCGGCCACCCTCAAGGCCAAGGACCTGGTGCGCATGGCAGTGGCCCGGGCAGCTCTTATCGAGCCGCTGCCCATGCCGTCGGTGCCGGTAATTCCTGCGGCTCTGGTGGTGGGCGGCGGAGTGGCAGGCATGGTCGCGGCCATTACCCTGGCGCAGCAGGGCTTCAAGGCCTATCTGGTGGAGAAGGAAGCCCGCCTGGGCGGCCACGCCCTCCAGGTGAAGAAGACCTGGCGCAATGAAGACGTGGCCGCCTATGTGGCTGCTCTCACCGAGGAAGTGCAGGGGAACCCCAACGTCGAGGTTCTCCTCGACACTGAAGTCAAAGAAGCTACCGGCTTTGTGGGCAATTTCAGCACCAGGGTGATCTCCTCCACGGACGGCGAGCGGCAGCTGGAGCACGGCGCTGTCATTCTGGCAACCGGGGCTCACTCCTTCAAGCCGCAGGAGTACCTTTACGGCAAAAACGAGCGGGTGTTCAGCTGGCACGAACTTGACGAGGCCTGGGACAGCGATCTGGTCACCGGGGCCAGCAGCGCCGTCTTCATCCAGTGCGTCGGCTCCAGAGAACCAGAGCGCCCTCACTGCAGCAGAATCTGCTGCACCTTTTCTGTGCAGAAGGCCGTTGATCTCAAAAAGCGCAACCCGGAGATGGACGTCTTCATCCTCTACCGCGACATCCGCACCTACGGCGAGCGGGAGGACCTCTACAGCGAAGCCAGAGCACTGGGCGTCCTGTTCGTGCGCTACGATCTGGAGCACAAGCCGGTAGTGGAAGAGGAAACCGACGGCAGCCTGAAAGTCACCGTGGTCGATCACGTGCTGCAGCGGCCCGTCACTTTGAAGCCTGATTTCATCACCCTGGCCACAGCCATAGAAAGCCGCGGCCTGGAAGAGCTGGCCCAACTGTTCAAGGTGCCGCTCAGCCAGGACAACTTCTTCCAGGAAGTTCACATGAAGCTCCGGCCCGTAGATTTTGCCAGCGACGGCGTGTTTGTCTGCGGCCTGGCCCACTATCCCAAACCACTCGACGAGAGCATCGCCCAGGCCCAGGCGGCCGCGGCCCGGGCAGCCACAGTCCTCTCCCAGAAGGGCATTGAAGTGGAGGGAGTGGTCTCTGCTGTGGACCAGAGCCTCTGCCGCGGCTGCGGCAAATGTGTGGAGGCATGCCCCTACGGCGCGCCGCAGCTGGTGGAGGTGGCGGAGGGAGTCCTGGTATCGCAGATTCAGGAGGCGCTCTGCAAGGGGTGCGGCGCCTGTGCTGTTGCCTGCCCCACTGGCGCGGCCAACATCAGGCATTTCACCGACATGGAAGTGCTGACCATGGTGGAAGCGGCTCTCTGCGACTGA